A window from Podospora bellae-mahoneyi strain CBS 112042 chromosome 1 map unlocalized CBS112042p_1, whole genome shotgun sequence encodes these proteins:
- a CDS encoding uncharacterized protein (COG:A; EggNog:ENOG503NXX8), with product MADYPAAGVTGAPGNGPNVNGSGDPGFASPSQMPAPSEAAKTLWMGEMEPWMDENFIKNVFSNTSAENVQVKVIRDRNSGNAGYCFVEFSTPEAAQKALALNGTPVPNSQRVFKLNWASGGGLVDRRDDRGPEYSIFVGDLGPEVNEFVLVSLFQSRFPSCKSAKIMTDAMTGQSRGYGFVRFSDESDQQRALVEMQGVYCGNRPMRISTATPKTRSSNQYGHAQGGNQMMPPVPGAQAPMWGGVPPYGYAQPAAPFNPMQPMNQFTDPNNTTVFVGGLSGYVTEDELRSFFQGFGEITYVKIPPGKGCGFVQFVHRHAAEMAINQMQGYPIGNSRVRLSWGRSQNNSGVGTPYRPAPPPPHYLAAAGMPPHAGPGGAYGGPAGPYGGNPPQGPPPSGGPMQ from the exons ATGGCCGACTACCCTGCCGCTGGTGTTACCGGTGCGCCCGGCAACGGGCCCAACGTCAACGGCTCTGGTGACCCTGGGTTCGCGTCTCCCTCCCAGATGCCCGCCCCCAGCGAGGCGGCGAAGACTCTGTG GATGGGTGAGATGGAGCCCTGGATGGATGAAAACTTTATCAAGAATGTTTTTAGCAACACCTCGGCCGAGAATGTCCAGGTGAAGGTCATTCGTGACCGCAACTCTGG CAATGCTGGCTACTGTTTTGTGGAGTTCTCGACCCCTGAGGCTGCCCAGAAGGCCCTCGCCTTGAATGGCACTCCCGTTCCCAACAGCCAACGGGTTTTTAAGCTCAACTGGgctagtggtggtggcttggtCGATCGTCG TGATGACCGCGGACCTGAGTACTCTATTTTCGTCGGTGACCTTGGCCCTGAGGTCAACGAGTTCGTCTTGGTTTCTCTTTTCCAGAGCCGCTTCCCCTCTTGCAAGTCCGCCAAGATCATGACCGACGCCATGACCGGCCAGTCGCGCGGTTACGGCTTCGTTCGCTTCAGCGATGAGAGCGACCAGCAGCGTGCCTTGGTCGAGATGCAGGGTGTTTACTGTGGCAACCGTCCCATGCGCATCTCTACTGCCACCCCCAAGACTCG CAGCTCTAACCAGTACGGTCATGCCCAGGGTGGCAACCAGATGATGCCCCCTGTCCCCGGCGCCCAGGCCCCTATGTGGGGTGGTGTCCCTCCCTACGGCTACGCCCAACCCGCTGCCCCTTTTAATCCTATGCAGCCCATGAATCAGTTCACCGACCcgaacaacaccaccgtcttTGTCGGTGGTCTCTCCGGCTACGTCACTGAAGACGAGCTTCGCTCGTTCTTCCAAGGCTTTGGTGAAATCACCTACGTCAAGATCCCTCCTGGAAAGGGCTGCGGTTTCGTCCAATTCGTCCATCGCCACGCCGCGGAGATGGCAATTAATCAGATGCAAGGTTACCCGATCGGTAATTCTCGCGTCCGCCTCTCTTGGGGCCGTTCTCAGAACAACTCTGGTGTAGGCACTCCTTATCGCCCtgccccgccccctcctcactATCTTGCTGCCGCTGGCATGCCTCCCCACGCCGGTCCTGGTGGCGCTTACGGCGGACCTGCTGGTCCCTACGGTGGCAACCCTCCCCAgggtcctcctccctctggtGGTCCCATGCAG TAA